In Methanothermobacter tenebrarum, the sequence CAGTAAGTATTCGGTCATGGCCTGGCCGGACTCATCCCTTGAATTCATGTTACACACAACCCCTAATAGTATTAGAGTTTCTTTTCTTATATAAGTTTATTTTCAAAAATTAATGTGGGGGCTTTTTTGGGGGTTAAAGAGCACATTTATTCTCGCATTCCCTTATTGTCTGGTGGGTCGAGTTTCACCTTATACAAAAAAGTCCAGCACCCTGTAGGGGGATGGAGGCCTATTGGAGTCCTTTTTTTTCAAGGAATATGGGGTGGTGGCAAAGTCTGTATGCGCCTAGGTAAGATTGATCTTAATCTCTTTATGCTAAGTAAAAAAAGGTATAAAATAAATGTTTTATATAAACAATACCATGGTAAGTATTGACTTTTATGGTGGGGTAGATGAAATCGGTGGGAACAAAATCCTGCTGACCGATACTAAATCATCCATTTTTCTAGACTTCGGCATGAGCTTCTCAAGGGCAAATCAATTTTTTTCTGAATTTTTACAGCCTCGAAAGGCTAATGGCATTCTAGATTTTATTGAATTCGGGCTCCTTCCATGTATAAAAGGCATATATAGAGAAGATTATTTGAGGCACTGCGGACTCCCCTATGAAGAGGAGCCGTCCGTTGAAGGCGTTCTGATAAGCCATGCTCACATGGACCACTCAGCATACATCCACCATTTAAGGGAAGACATCCCAATATATGTAACCCAAGAATCCTATCTCATTCTAAAAGCCTTGGAAGAGACCAGCAGAACCCCATTCACAGAATTAATCCACCTAAAAAAGACATTCCATTTTATCCCCAAGAAAAGAAACGAAGGTTATAAAAGATTACAGGGAAAACCCGCCCAGATAAAAAGGGATGTTAAAGTGATAAAACCATATAAAAATTTTGAAATCGGAAATTTCAAAATAAAAAGCGTGTCAGTTGACCATTCCCTCCCAGGAGCATGTGGATACATCATCGAAAGCGATGACGACACCATAATATACACCGGAGACCTCAGATTCCACGGCAGAAGACCAAAAACAACAAAAAAGTTTGTAAAAAAAGCTAAAAGGCCAATCCAACAATTATGATCTCTGAAGGCACCAGAATAACCGAAAAAGAGAACTTAACAGAAGAAGACATAGAAAACGAGGTTATCGAAAAAATTTCCAACTTCAATGGACTCGTTATCGTCGACTACCCCATAAGAGACCTAGACAGACTTTTAACCTTCTACAAAGCCGCAATCAACACAGACAGAACCCTAGTTATAAACTGAAACAAGCATACATCCTCGACCTATTCCATGGAAAAGACTATCCCAAAACAGAAGATGTTGCAATCTACATACCAAGAAAAGACTGGGGCCTTTTAGGGGACGAATCATTCGCATGTTTCAACGGGAACTGGCTCTCTAAAATCGACCCATACCATCTAAAACTGGACTATGATAATGGGAAAGAGATTTCCTGGACCGAGAAAACACCATCACATACAAAGACCTTAAAGAAAACCCTGACAAATACATATTCCGATGCGACTTCTTCGAACTAAAAGAACTTATCGACATAAAAACCAGAAAACGGAATCTACATAAGATCCACAACAGAACCCTTTGACGAAGAAATGATACTAGACTATAAAAAAGTGAAAAACTGGCTCGACCATTTCAACCTCCCACTTATAAAAAAGGGAATGCACGCCTCCGGACACGCCAATGGCCTTGAAATATCAGAAATGATAAGAGAAATAGAACCCGAAAAGATCTACCCCATACATACAACCAAAAAAGAAGCATTCGACAAACTAAACGACGATGGAAT encodes:
- a CDS encoding MBL fold metallo-hydrolase; protein product: MRHCGLPYEEEPSVEGVLISHAHMDHSAYIHHLREDIPIYVTQESYLILKALEETSRTPFTELIHLKKTFHFIPKKRNEGYKRLQGKPAQIKRDVKVIKPYKNFEIGNFKIKSVSVDHSLPGACGYIIESDDDTIIYTGDLRFHGRRPKTTKKFVKKAKRPIQQL
- a CDS encoding MBL fold metallo-hydrolase RNA specificity domain-containing protein, coding for MILDYKKVKNWLDHFNLPLIKKGMHASGHANGLEISEMIREIEPEKIYPIHTTKKEAFDKLNDDGIKVVHPIPTNNHLNQNPSYHQKKHDTLNPKPYPNLPQIHHQLIFNETPTKQGNPENIIDAGA